Proteins encoded by one window of Anopheles maculipalpis chromosome 2RL, idAnoMacuDA_375_x, whole genome shotgun sequence:
- the LOC126556661 gene encoding transcriptional activator cubitus interruptus, with the protein MPEKETFHEHMQVHPFHHPGHSLAAHHAHHHPQAGLSAHGLSAAAAAAAAAAAAAANGAGSGAYGPLQIPSAFVAFHTQLPAAAGLDQRAPHDGRYLWDPTGSSSAASFHHPHHTSPHGLPSNANFAELQILSARRAAVAAAVASAEVAHVSGTVLPPHPPAPATVVPLTISPPATSGASLKGDGDRSCSNGTTPIGNGTSPTAGGTGATSPGLPTPNGTTGTAAGQTNIPVPVPHPSDFHPAYRIPGYMEHLYSLQHASASLHGLGLTSEYINARNAIADLHPANSLASADFHFSIDAASRLNSPRPGSIRASVSRKRALSSSPYSDSFDISSMIRYSPNSLASLVNASRSSSTSGSYGHLSASALSPALGMHNAMPPHLQHLLRSSGFLHTLPGHHTPTASMFSLSHHPLHAGHSLNKPQQITDLSNKRQEQPSSSSQVTRVEADSASNAQQKKIRVKRESTPHLYSQKTSAQEDCSAMITSNHLPSPTSTQGPTNGTISTTSVTKNGGLNLSPVQRDFSNGGQVSERSAAHAGVAMDISCNGNGMSDGGMYGEDGGGRDSGTRADTTDLKDEPGDFIETNCHWRECSLEFNTQDELVKHINNDHIHANKKSFVCRWEDCSRDEKPFKAQYMLVVHMRRHTGEKPHKCTFEGCCKAYSRLENLKTHLRSHTGEKPYTCEYPGCSKAFSNASDRAKHQNRTHSNEKPYVCKAPGCTKRYTDPSSLRKHVKTVHGAEFYANKKHKGNNYGGGGSNGGDGPGEDGEGSNHMFDSSPHSEDKTTSMSSPSIKSESDANSPSHPPINSPMSLSALTAGLGEDYHDGNNMQMGNIAGIDDPVWPYVDEDLEVADLPYVLREMVDLGGPTGTATVSARNNPRNRFKNRINNKGSLLGSSPLCNIPEMNSQHMQNYGLGDLNKKITDLKMEPGVTPPPQPISHPSPTIGKAGQTDPMRPLLPPASTSTTMMMMNAYLNPAAAQNRRDSNNSTTSSSYYSMRSADISRRSSQASQQSTISTMRPTYYTSSSLYDPISPGSSRRSSSMSTVTTGGQSLPPPPSSHLISTHLQRFGGNGQTVGSMSTTTGGHSSGNGNGTRHSIPNNMTNNGFYGQQQNELSSQMDRRMSEPVASGSSASGTGSMMGRLNSQYMNRRMGGTVNNATTTRGNPSATITSAPTCTATSVVEPGTPTTNSKLPAPPATGKLHPNQEVVLDEVEEGEMVENKLVIPDDMLQYLNQVADMAGETGPNSNMPANSIVPTGSALTSPRSNAWNTPQHESEPTMANNNPITMGHSETSTNMIANFTQPRSTTANILMSPQSQYSNDESSLMNNIMSPQAPQHQMMSPMMPETVPAAPVTPTSNNYSAPSANMPPQQIQSQAGVSQTTPVQCQIMHNGVQNFGNENQNYSLVNGGNCYSQQQQQVQQQQQQQQQQQQQQQLQHQQQSCNGRPRPIACSNLIGYYHRTDQSAHHCCLAMMMQGSLHINQPTNSAPSQHQNCNASSLQPQSQMNQFKNPFSLNLASFNTGNNTNQNTAVMGSNPDSNIEIQCGDISQSQMSPAIAAMAPSSNNPVLAVETRQHAADIEVAPPVPSQQPMESSLQTPPLPSTPTGFGETVPGPQPVPLPMSLTADAGMSMGQTDNGNAMGSDTYQRTLEYVQNCQNWNESADMVSSSTHPSSNLVINDMSTSLSSYFEEDRYLQMIQ; encoded by the exons CTTGCCAAgcaatgcaaattttgcaGAACTACAGATTTTGAGTGCTCGTCGGGCGGCCGTTGCAGCAGCCGTCGCTAGCGCTGAAGTTGCACATGTCAGCGGGACAGTATTACCTCCACATCCACCCGCTCCAGCAACTGTCGTTCCTTTAACAATTTCTCCTCCGGCCACATCTGGTGCTTCATTGAAGGGAGACGGTGACAGATCCTGCAGTAACGGTACGACACCGATCGGTAACGGAACTTCACCGACGGCCGGTGGTACCGGTGCAACCAGTCCAGGACTCCCTACGCCAAACGGAACCACCGGAACAGCTGCCGGACAAACCAACATCCCCGTACCGGTGCCGCATCCTAGTGATTTCCATCCTGCCTACAGAATACCGGGATATATGGAGCACCTCTACTCATTACAACACGCTTCGGCGTCTCTCCACG GTCTAGGATTGACGTCGGAGTACATCAATGCCAGGAACGCAATTGCGGATCTGCATCCAGCCAACTCTCTAGCCAGTGCGGATTTTCATTTCAGCATTGACGCAGCAAGTCGACTAAACAGTCCTCGTCCGGGGAGCATTCGAGCCAGTGTTAGCCGAAAGCGAGCCCTTTCGTCATCGCCATATTCTGACTCGTTCGATATTAGCTCTATGATACGATACTCTCCAAACTCGCTAGCCTCTCTAGTGAACGCGtcgcgcagcagcagcactagcGGTTCCTATGGCCACTTGTCGGCCAGTGCGCTTAGTCCCGCTCTGGGTATGCACAATGCAATGCCACCACACCTGCAACATCTACTCCGTAGCAGTGGCTTTCTTCACACGCTGCCTGGTCATCATACACCAACGGCCAGTATGTTTTCGCTGTCTCACCATCCACTGCATGCAGGACATTCATTGAACAAGCCACAG CAAATAACCGACCTATCTAACAAAAGACAGGAGCAACCGTCATCCAGCTCCCAAGTGACTCGGGTCGAAGCGGACAGTGCGAGTAATGCTCAACAGAAAAAGATACGAGTCAAACGCGAAAGCACTCCACATCTTTATTCGCAGAAAACTAGTGCACAAGAAGACTGTTCGGCAATGATAACATCAAATCATCTACCAAGCCCTACATCTACACAAGGACCTACGAATGGAACGATTTCAACCACATCCGTTACTAAAAATGGAGGACTTAATTTGAGCCCAGTCCAACGAGACTTTAGTAACGGAGGGCAAGTGTCAGAACGCAGTGCCGCGCATGCCGGCGTTGCAATGGACATTAGCTGTAACGGCAATGGTATGAGCGATGGTGGTATGTATGGAGAGGATGGCGGGGGTCGTGATAGTGGCACCAGGGCGGATACAACGGACCTGAAAGATGAACCAGGCGATTTCATCGAAACCAATTGTCACTGGCGTGAATGTTCATTGGAATTTAACACACAGGACGAACTGGTGAAACACATCAACAACGATCATATACATGCGAACAAAAAATCGTTCGTATGCCGTTGGGAAGATTGTTCGCGTGATGAAAAACCGTTCAAAGCACAATACATGCTTGTGGTGCACATGCGACGTCATACGGGCGAAAAACCGCACAAGTGCACG TTTGAAGGATGTTGCAAAGCATATTCAAGACTGGAAAACCTAAAGACTCACCTTCGCTCACATACCGGCGAAAAGCCATATACCTGTGAATATCCCGGTTGCAGCAAGGCATTCAGCAATGCGTCTGATCgtgcaaaacatcaaaaccgAACGCACAGCAATGAG AAACCGTACGTTTGCAAGGCGCCAGGTTGCACCAAAAGATACACTGATCCCAGTTCTTTGCGAAAGCACGTAAAGACGGTACATGGTGCTGAGTTTTAtgcgaacaaaaaacacaaggGCAACAATTACGGGGGCGGCGGCAGCAATGGTGGTGATGGCCCTGGAGAGGATGGCGAAGGATCTAACCATATGTTTGATAGTAGTCCGCACAGCGAGGACAAGACGACGAGCATGAGCAGTCCTAGCATCAAGTCGGAATCGGATGCGAATTCTCCCAGCCATCCACCCATCAACAGTCCCATGTCGCTATCCGCCCTTACTGCCGGACTTGGTGAGGACTATCACGATGGTAATAACATGCAAATGGGTAACATTGCTGGCATAGATGACCCCGTTTGGCCGTACGTGGATGAAGATCTGGAAGTGGCCGATCTTCCGTATGTACTGCGTGAAATGGTAGATCTGGGTGGTCCGACAGGGACCGCCACGGTATCGGCTCGTAACAATCCAAGGAATCGGTTTAAGAATCGCATCAACAACAAAGGTTCACTGCTGGGCAGTAGCCCTTTGTGCAACATTCCGGAAATGAACAGCCAACACATGCAAAATTATGGGCTAGGCGACCTTAACAAAAAGATTACTGATCTCAAGATGGAACCAGGAGTTACGCCACCTCCTCAACCAATCTCACATCCATCGCCCACAATCGGCAAAGCCGGACAGACTGATCCAATGCGTCCGTTGTTACCACCAGCCTCCACGTccacgacgatgatgatgatgaatgcgTATCTCAACCCTGCTGCAGCACAGAACCGGCGGGATAGCAATAATAGTACAACGAGCAGCTCATACTACAGTATGCGCTCGGCCGACATAAGCCGACGGAGCAGTCAAGCATCCCAACAGAGTACAATATCAACCATGCGGCCAACCTACTACACTTCCTCTTCTCTATATGATCCAATTTCACCGGGCAGTTCACGGCGGTCCAGTTCCATGTCAACAGTTACAACGGGTGGCCAAAGTTTGCCACCCCCACCTTCTTCCCATTTGATATCTACACACCTTCAGCGATTTGGAGGAAACGGGCAAACAGTTGGTTCGATGAGCACTACGACGGGAGGGCACTCTAGTGGAAATGGAAACGGAACCCGGCACTCAATACCGAACAATATGACCAACAACGGTTTTTACGGTCAGCAGCAGAACGAACTATCCTCACAAATGGACAGACGTATGTCGGAGCCAGTTGCTAGCGGCTCTAGCGCAAGTGGTACAGGATCAATGATGGGACGCTTGAACTCTCAGTATATGAACCGCCGTATGGGCGGCACGGTAAACAATGCAACAACAACGCGTGGCAATCCATCCGCAACAATCACATCCGCACCCACATGCACAGCAACTTCTGTAGTAGAGCCAGGAACGCCAACGACCAATAGCAAACTACCAGCCCCTCCCGCAACAGGCAAATTGCATCCTAACCAGGAAGTAGTGCTGGATGAAGTAGAAGAGGGAGAAATGGTAGAAAACAAGCTGGTTATACCAGACGATATGTTGCAGTATCTCAACCAAGTTGCTGATATGGCTGGAGAGACGGGACCAAATAGCAATATGCCAGCCAACTCAATTGTTCCTACAGGCAGCGCTCTTACAAGTCCCAGAAGTAACGCTTGGAACACACCTCAACACGAGAGCGAACCAACCATGGCCAACAATAATCCAATAACCATGGGACACTCGGAGACGTCTACCAATATGATAGCAAACTTTACCCAACCGCGATCAACTACAGCCAACATCTTGATGAGCCCCCAGTCTCAGTATAGTAATGATGAATCCAGTCTTATGAACAATATCATGTCCCCGCAGGCACCGCAACATCAAATGATGTCACCGATGATGCCAGAAACTGTACCGGCGGCGCCAGTGACACCTACCTCTAACAATTACTCGGCACCGTCTGCAAATATGCCACCACAACAGATTCAATCACAAGCAGGGGTCTCACAAACTACGCCAGTCCAATGCCAAATAATGCATAATGGTGTACAGAATTTTGGCAacgaaaaccaaaactattCTTTGGTCAACGGAGGTAATTGCTattctcaacaacaacaacaggtgcaacaacagcaacagcaacagcagcagcagcagcaacaacaacaactacaacaccaacaacaatccTGCAATGGTCGTCCTCGCCCAATTGCTTGTTCTAACTTGATCGGATATTATCACAGAACCGATCAAAGTGCTCATCACTGTTGTCTGGCAATGATGATGCAGGGATCGCTTcacatcaaccaaccaactaaCAGCGCACCCAGCCAGCACCAAAATTGCAATGCTTCTTCGCTCCAGCCACAGTCACAAATGAATCAGTTTAAAAATCCTTTCAGTCTTAACCTCGCCAGTTTTAATACGGGTAACAATACAAATCAAAACACTGCGGTTATGGGTAGTAATCCGGATTCGAACATTGAGATACAATGTGGGGACATCAGCCAATCACAGATGTCGCCAGCGATCGCAGCAATGGCTCCATCTAGCAACAATCCTGTACTTGCCGTTGAAACCCGGCAACATGCAGCAGATATCGAAGTGGCACCACCAGTGCCATCTCAACAACCGATGGAAAGCAGTCTACAGACGCCTCCATTGCCTTCTACGCCTACCGGTTTTGGAGAAACTGTTCCCGGGCCACAACCAGTACCATTACCAATGTCCCTTACAGCAGATGCCGGCATGTCGATGGGCCAAACTGACAACGGGAATGCCATGGGTTCGGATACGTATCAACGAACGCTGGAGTACGTgcaaaactgtcagaattGGAACGAATCCGCAGATATGGTCAGCAGTAGCACCCATCCATCGTCAAATCTTGTCATTAACGATATGAGTACATCGTTGAGTTCGTACTTCGAGGAGGATCGCTATCTCCAAATGATACAATAG
- the LOC126567290 gene encoding serine protease grass-like, with amino-acid sequence VLGIFPDEVQFDLSEVLNKNCGYSPYTDRSKPEDGRILENPWLVLFRHPEEREWFCQGTLITERHVLTTAICTEAIVPNETIIVLGEYDRSSDPDCESENVCNSASIIERLPHNILVHPDFLNNTYENDIAVITLNRKIIYNKNVMPICLPLTPIIPSLIHAPIAYNTLWTAEHNVPKQIRMQYIAQNKCQERMRHLLLLHEGQICAQYAKRVDIKITSGSGSPLLLEYHDRTFQFGILSIGLPDATYLEPYVYVNISTHIKWIHDTLIDGFGQ; translated from the exons GTACTAGGGATATTTCCGGACGAGGTGCAATTCGATCTAAGTGAAGTTCTGAACAAAAACTGTGGCTATTCTCCGTATACTGATCGGTCCAAACCGGAAGATGGACGCATTTTAGAAAACCCCTGGTTAGTATTGTTCCGACATCCCGAAGAGCGGGAATGGTTTTGTCAAGGAACTCTCATAACGGAACGACATGTTCTGACTACGGCAATCTGCACAGAAGCAATTGTTCCTAACGA AACAATCATCGTTCTTGGCGAGTACGATCGATCATCGGATCCTGATTGCGAATCGGAAAACGTTTGCAATTCAGCATCAATAATTGAACGACTTCCCCACAACATTCTTGTTCATCCGGATTTCCTAAACAATACGTACGAAAATGACATCGCGGTGATAACGTTGAACAGGAAGATCATCTACAATAAGA ATGTGATGCCAATCTGTTTGCCATTGACACCAATTATCCCTTCATTGATTCATGCCCCGATCGCTTACAACACCCTGTGGACAGCCGAACACAACGTACCCAAGCAAATTCGAATGCAGTACATCGCTCAAAATAAGTGCCAAGAACGGATGCGTCATCTGCTCTTGTTGCACGAGGGACAAATCTGCGCCCAGTATGCGAAACGTGTTGATATTAAGATTACTAGCGGTTCCGGATCACCATTGCTGCTCGAGTATCACGATCGAACGTTTCAATTTGGGATTCTTTCAATCGGTCTTCCCGACGCTACTTATTTAGAGCCGTACGTGTATGTAAACATTTCCACTCACATCAAATGGATCCATGATACACTGATTGATGGATTTGGACAATAA